GCCGGTTTCTGCGGGCCGCCTGTATCGCGGCAATACATTCCGGCAGCAACACCACCATCGCAATGATAATCCCTACCAGCGAAGCCGGTGCTCCAATAGAAGCCACTCCCGCTTCAATAGCAGGAGACAGCATTTTTGCCAGTAATACAACCGCGCCCAGGCAGGCAATGAGTAAAACCAGGCTGGTAAACATCGTCCGGTTGGAAGGCGGTGCTGCATGCACTTCTTCATTTTCCTTTCCTTCTGGGTCGGCCGGCAAAAAGTAGTCGCGGTGGCGGATGGATTGGATCATGATAAAGCTGGCATAAATGATGAGGCTGACCACGGCGGCAAACACCAGCTGCGGCTGGGTATATTGAGGGCCGGGCTGGCTAACCGTATAATTGGGCAGCACCAGGGTTAATACCAGGATGGCCGTAAGCGCTACCAACGCCGATGTGGTAGAATGTTTCGTTACAAACTGTTCCCGGAACTTAGCCCCGCCGATAAGAATACAAATACCAATGATGAAGGTAAGGATGATCATAATGGCCGCAAAAACCGTATCCCGGGCCAGTGTGGCGGTATTGGCACCGCCGGAAGACATCAGCGATACGAGTAATGAAACCTCGATAACGGTTACAGCTAATGCAAGAATAATGGTTCCAAAGGGTTCGCCTACGCGGTGGGCCACTACCTCGGCATGGTGCACGGCGGCCAGTACGCCGGCTATAAGTACAATACAAAGAATGACCAGGGGAAGGGTCCCTGTCATCGAGCCCATGGTAAAATAGGCGATCCATGCAATAACGGGCGTAATTAACGTCCAGGCGGGTAATGACAGGTTCAACTTCATAAAGAATGGTTTAAGTAGAAAGAACAGCCTTCCGGATCCG
The sequence above is a segment of the Niabella agricola genome. Coding sequences within it:
- a CDS encoding calcium:proton antiporter, encoding MKLNLSLPAWTLITPVIAWIAYFTMGSMTGTLPLVILCIVLIAGVLAAVHHAEVVAHRVGEPFGTIILALAVTVIEVSLLVSLMSSGGANTATLARDTVFAAIMIILTFIIGICILIGGAKFREQFVTKHSTTSALVALTAILVLTLVLPNYTVSQPGPQYTQPQLVFAAVVSLIIYASFIMIQSIRHRDYFLPADPEGKENEEVHAAPPSNRTMFTSLVLLIACLGAVVLLAKMLSPAIEAGVASIGAPASLVGIIIAMVVLLPECIAAIQAARRNRLQTSMNLALGSALASIGLTIPAVAIYTLFSHTPVLLGIDTTSVVLLILSIFTVMLSLVTGKTNILYGVVLLVIFAAYLFLTIFP